In one window of Macadamia integrifolia cultivar HAES 741 chromosome 2, SCU_Mint_v3, whole genome shotgun sequence DNA:
- the LOC122067626 gene encoding inactive protein kinase SELMODRAFT_444075-like produces MSLQTKRGKQDKGTDVAEKVVVAVKVSKEIPRTALVWALTHVVKPGDCITLLVVVPAQSSGRKLWGFPRFAGDCASGHRAHSGTSSEQKSDIKDTCSQMMLQLHEIYDPNNINVKIKVVSGSPCGAVAAEAKRAQVNWVVLDKQLKHEEKRCMEELQCNIVVMKRSQPKVLRLNLVGSPTKEPEAPCHLPSEFEASEKHSKGSGESQNSIRGPAVTPSSSPEFGTPFTATEAGTSSLSSEDPGTSPFFIAERNGDVKQEESIATKETFNLEDSSSDTESENLSPSTSSGFQPWMEEILSSGHQLSKNVEGSSQKLNEKSQISTAKALLEKFSKLDREAGIGVDYRPDFDYSGNVREAVSLSRNAPPGPPPLCSICQHKAPVFGKPPRWFSYAELELATGGFSQANFLAEGGFGSVHRGVLPDGQAIAVKQHKLASSQGDLEFCSEVEVLSCAQHRNVVMLIGFCVEDRRRLLVYEYICNGSLDSHLYGRNRDPLEWSARQKIAVGAARGLRYLHEECRVGCIVHRDMRPNNILITHDFEPLVGDFGLARWQPNGDLGVETRVIGTFGYLAPEYAQSGQITEKADVYSFGVVLVELVTGRKAVDINRPKGQQCLTEWARPLLEDYAIDELVDPRLANQYSEHEVYCMLHVASLCIRRDPHSRPRMSQVLRLLEGDMFMESHYISTPGYDAGSRSGRMWPEQQQHHQHHHHQSYSGPLMKEASEGLGANLSYEALRAAVWEREKARRASCDDDL; encoded by the exons ATGAGTCTACAAACGAAGCGTGGAAAGCAGGACAAGGGCACGGATGTTGCTGAGAAGGTTGTCGTCGCTGTAAAGGTGTCTAAGGAAATTCCCAGGACGGCCCTTGTGTGGGCTTTGACTCACGTTGTCAAGCCTGGGGACTGTATAACGCTTCTGGTCGTGGTTCCTGCACAGAGTTCGG GGAGAAAGCTATGGGGTTTTCCAAGATTTGCAGGAGATTGTGCCAGTGGCCACAGGGCTCACTCCGGAACCAGCTCAGAGCAGAAGTCTGATATTAAAGATACCTGTTCCCAAATGATGCTTCAACTGCATGAGATATATGATCCAAACAAT ATAAATGTCAAAATAAAAGTTGTCTCTGGATCGCCATGTGGAGCCGTTGCTGCAGAAGCCAAGAGAGCTCAAGTTAACTGGGTGGTATTGGACAA ACAGCTGAAACATGAGGAGAAACGCTGCATGGAGGAACTGCAATGCAACATTGTGGTTATGAAACGTTCTCAGCCTAAAGTTCTTCGTCTCAATTTGGTTGGGTCACCTACAAAGGAACCTGAAGCTCCCTGTCATTTGCCTTCCGAATTTGAAGCATCTGAAAAACATTCAAAAGGCAGCGGTGAATCTCAGAATTCCATTCGGGGGCCGGCGGTAACTCCAAGTAGCAGTCCAGAGTTTGGGACTCCATTCACTGCAACTGAAGCCGGAACATCTTCCTTATCGAGTGAAGATCCAGGAACTTCACCATTTTTCATTGCCGAAAGAAATGGAGATGTGAAGCAAGAGGAGTCCATAGCCACGAAGGAAACATTTAACCTGGAAGATTCTAGTTCAGACACCGAAAGTGAAAATTTGAGTCCTTCAACGAGTTCCGGCTTTCAGCCATGGATGGAAGAAATTCTGAGTTCTGGTCACCAATTGTCAAAGAATGTTGAAGGGAGCTCACAGAAACTCAATGAGAAATCACAGATCTCTACAGCTAAAGCATTGCTGGAGAAATTCTCAAAACTTGATCGAGAAGCTGGAATTGGAGTAGACTATAGGCCTGATTTTGACTACAGCGGAAATGTGAGAGAAGCTGTTTCACTATCCAGAAATGCACCTCCTGGCCCACCTCCACTTTGTTCAATATGTCAGCATAAAGCACCTGTATTTGGTAAACCTCCAAGGTGGTTTAGCTATGCTGAACTAGAACTTGCTACAGGTGGGTTTTCACAAGCAAATTTCTTGGCCGAAGGTGGGTTTGGATCTGTACACAGGGGTGTCCTGCCAGATGGCCAGGCAATTGCAGTGAAGCAACACAAACTGGCTAGTTCTCAGGGGGATCTTGAGTTCTGCTCAGAAGTGGAAGTTCTGAGTTGTGCTCAGCACCGAAATGTTGTGATGTTGATTGGGTTCTGTGTTGAGGACAGAAGAAGGCTGCTGGTCTATGAATACATCTGCAATGGATCACTGGACTCTCATCTATATG GACGAAATCGTGATCCATTAGAATGGTCTGCACGACAAAAAATTGCAGTTGGAGCTGCAAGAGGGTTACGATATCTTCATGAAGAATGCAGAGTGGGATGTATAGTCCACCGTGATATGCGGCCTAATAATATCCTCATAACCCATGATTTTGAACCACTG GTTGGAGATTTTGGCCTGGCAAGGTGGCAGCCAAATGGAGACCTGGGTGTGGAAACAAGAGTAATTGGAACATTTGG GTATTTAGCTCCAGAATATGCCCAAAGTGGTCAGATCACAGAAAAGGCTGATGTGTATTCCTTTGGAGTGGTACTGGTGGAGCTTGTTACAGGGCGGAAAGCGGTTGACATAAACCGGCCCAAGGGCCAGCAGTGCCTTACCGAATGG GCACGCCCATTGTTAGAAGATTATGCCATTGATGAACTGGTGGACCCACGGTTGGCCAACCAGTATTCAGAACATGAGGTTTATTGCATGCTACATGTTGCATCCTTGTGTATCCGGCGAGATCCTCATTCTAGGCCTCGAATGTCTCAG GTACTTCGTTTATTGGAGGGTGACATGTTCATGGAATCCCATTACATATCAACACCTGGGTATGATGCTGGTAGCAGGAGTGGAAGGATGTGGCCAGAGCAGCAGCaacaccaccaacaccaccaccaccaatctTACAGTGGTCCTCTAATGAAGGAAGCATCGGAGGGATTAGGAGCAAACCTTTCCTACGAGGCATTGAGGGCAGCTgtctgggagagagagaaggcgagGAGGGCTTCATGCGATGATGATctgtaa
- the LOC122070964 gene encoding LOW QUALITY PROTEIN: ABC transporter C family member 8-like (The sequence of the model RefSeq protein was modified relative to this genomic sequence to represent the inferred CDS: deleted 1 base in 1 codon), producing the protein MVMQKSWQIAQSMASLQRSLGWKYWLCEGKFDLGSLCIQRLIIDGLNVLFLFLFIVLLIIGSVRKSNSNGDTRKHWIFTTVSVYCAVISCTYIISGVWDVLDGSDESRNLIGVVDLLRGLVWISLSVSLIVRRIRWVRVLVIVWWVSFSLLSSALNVEVLVKMQGIHIIDIVSWPAKLMLLLCAWKHFSQIASQNRHDQSLSEPLIGKCDTHRTELCRASFISRLTFSWLHPLLRLGYSKPLNLGDVPDLTSEDEALIAYQKFYDAWGCLRRDKSSTNTHNLVIWALAKVFMKEMIIVAIYAFLRTVAVVVLPLSLYAFVQYSESKNENMIDGVFLVGCLAIIKVTESLSQRHWFFNSRRSGMQMRSALMVAVYQKQLKLSSPGRRRHTTGEIVNYIAVDAYRMGEFPWWFHMGWSLTVQLFFGIGVLFFTVGVGVLPGLVPLLVCAFLNVPFAKFLQNCQSRFMVAQDERLRATSEVLNNMKIIKLQSWEEKFKNLIESFRLKEFEWLTELQVKKSYCTALYWMSPTMVSSVIIIGCALWRTAPLNASTIFTVLAALRMVAEPVRTIPDALSMLIQVKVSFDRLHVFLLEDEISDENVQRIQPQDSENVVRICAGAFSWDQYTTATTLRGLNFEVRRGEKVAFCGPVGAGKSSLLYAILGEIPKVSGTVDVYGSVAYVSQTSWIQSGTIRDNILFGKPMDKTRYSKAIKACALDKDIENFDHGDLTEIGQRGLNMSGGQKQRIQLARAVYNDADIYLLDDPFSAVDAHTAAILFNDCVMGALAKKTVILVTHQVEFLTATDRILVMEGGEIIQIGSYKELLTVGTAFEQLVNAHKDAITVLDPENNGHVSELEVNRLDGSMGSYPTKQNSEAEISVKAQLGNQLTVDEETEIGDAGWKPYLDYLYVSKGSLLFGLSTFSQSTFVALQLAATYWLAVAIQIPQISSGILIGIYAGLSALSAVFAFLRSWFAAHLGLKASKTFFAGFTNSVFKAPMVFFDSTPVGRILTRASSDLSVLDFDIPFSMAYVMAGSIEVLTTIGVAASVTWQIIFIAILAMTATIYVQRYYLASARELIRMNGTTKAPVMNYAAETSLGVVTIRAFDMMDRFFQNYLKLIDTDAKLFFHSNAAMEWLVIRIEVLQNVTLFFIALLLVLLPQGVVAPGFVGLSLSYALTLTNTQVFTSRWYCSLANYIVSVERIKQFMHIPSEPPAIVEDKRPPSSWPSQGRIELLDLKIKYRPNAPLVLKGISCTFKEGTRVGVVGRTGSGKTTLISALFRLVEPVSGRILIDGLDICSIGLKDLRMKLSVIPQEPALFKGSIRTNLDPLGLYSDNEIWEAIEKCQLKSTVLSLPNLLDSSVSDEGENWSAGQRQLFCLGRVLLKRNRILVLDEATASIDSATDAVLQRIIRQEFSSCTVVTVAHRVPTVIDSDMVMVLSYGKLVEFDEPSKLMEVNSYFSKLVAEYWSSCRGKSKQSLSNYQ; encoded by the exons ATGGTGATGCAGAAAAGCTGGCAAATAGCCCAAAGCATGGCTTCCCTCCAGAGATCATTAG GTTGGAAGTATTGGCTTTGTGAAGGAAAGTTTGATTTGGGATCTCTTTGCATTCAGAGATTAATAATAGATGGTTTAAATGTgctgtttctctttcttttcattgtGCTTTTGATTATTGGTTCTGTTAGAAAGAGTAACAGTAATGGGGATACAAGAAAGCACTGGATTTTCACAACTGTTTCAGTCTACTGTGCTGTTATTAGTTGTACGTATATAATTTCCGGTGTGTGGGATGTATTGGATGGAAGTGATGAATCTAGGAATTTGATAGGGGTAGTTGATTTACTCAGGGGCCTGGTTTGGATTTCTCTGTCAGTTTCCTTGATTGTTCGGAGGATCAGATGGGTGAGAGTTCTAGTTATAGTCTGGTGGGTCTCCTTCTCATTACTGTCTTCTGCACTTAATGTGGAAGTGTTGGTGAAAATGCAAGGCATTCATATAATAGATATAGTTTCATGGCCTGCCAAGCTAATGCTTCTCCTTTGTGCTTGGAAACACTTTAGTCAGATTGCTTCTCAGAACAGGCATGACCAGAGTTTGTCTGAACCTCTAATTGGAAAATGTGATACACACCGAACTGAGTTATGCCGAGCCAGTTTCATCAGTCGTTTGACGTTTTCTTGGCTTCATCCTCTACTGCGTTTGGGTTACTCAAAACCATTGAACCTTGGTGATGTCCCAGATTTAACTTCTGAAGATGAAGCCCTCATAGCATACCAAAAATTTTATGATGCATGGGGTTGTCTTAGGAGAGATAAGAGCTCAACAAATACTCACAACTTAGTTATATGGGCTTTGGCTAAAGTTTTCATGAAAGAGATGATAATTGTAGCGATCTATGCCTTTCTTAGGACAGTCGCTGTTGTGGTTCTTCCACTGTCACTCTATGCCTTTGTGCAGTATTCAGAAAGCAAGAACGAAAATATGATTGATGGTGTCTTCCTAGTTGGTTGCTTGGCTATCATCAAGGTTACAGAGTCCTTGTCCCAGAGGCATTGGTTTTTCAATTCCAGGAGGAGTGGTATGCAGATGAGATCTGCTTTGATGGTTGCTGTTTACCAAAAGCAGCTCAAGCTCTCTAGTCCAGGTAGGAGAAGACACACAACAGGGGAGATTGTGAACTACATCGCAGTTGATGCTTATCGCATGGGTGAATTCCCATGGTGGTTTCACATGGGATGGAGTCTTACTGTACAATTGTTCTTTGGCATTGGTGTACTTTTTTTTACCGTGGGTGTGGGGGTTCTTCCTGGTTTGGTTCCCCTCCTCGTCTGTGCCTTTCTAAATGTCCCGTTCGCAAAGTTCCTTCAGAATTGTCAATCTCGGTTCATGGTTGCCCAAGATGAACGACTCAGAGCCACTTCTGAGGTCCTAAACAATATGAAAATAATCAAGTTACAGTCATGGGAAGAGAAGTTCAAGAATTTGATTGAGTCCTTCCGTTTGAAGGAATTCGAATGGCTAACTGAGTTGCAGGTTAAGAAGTCCTATTGCACTGCATTATACTGGATGTCTCCTACTATGGTTTCTTCAGTGATCATCATTGGATGTGCCCTTTGGAGAACTGCCCCATTGAATGCCAGCACCATTTTCACTGTCCTTGCAGCACTAAGGATGGTTGCAGAGCCTGTAAGAACAATTCCTGATGCTTTATCTATGTTGATTCAGGTGAAGGTATCTTTCGACCGCCTTCATGTGTTTTTGCTGGAAGATGAGATCAGTGATGAGAATGTGCAGAGGATCCAACCACAAGATTCAGAGAATGTAGTTAGAATTTGCGCTGGTGCTTTCAGTTGGGATCAATACACAACTGCCACTACTCTTAGGGGGTTAAATTTTGAAGTAAGAAGGGGAGAAAAAGTTGCATTTTGTGGGCCTGTTGGTGCTGGGAAATCATCCCTTTTGTATGCTATACTAGGGGAAATACCCAAAGTCTCAGGAACT GTTGATGTGTATGGATCTGTTGCCTATGTTTCTCAAACATCTTGGATTCAGAGTGGTACAATTCGTGACAATATTCTCTTTGGAAAGCCAATGGACAAGACGAGATATAGTAAGGCTATTAAAGCATGTGCACTCGATAAAGATATAGAGAACTTTGATCACGGAGACCTCACAGAAATTGGGCAGAGAGGGCTCAATATGAGTGGAGGACAAAAACAGAGGATACAACTTGCTAGAGCTGTCTACAATGATGCAGATATCTATCTTCTTGATGACCCTTTTAGTGCAGTAGATGCTCACACAGCTGCCATTCTATTCAAT GACTGTGTCATGGGTGCTCTGGCAAAGAAAACTGTCATTCTAGTAACTCATCAAGTCGAGTTTCTCACTGCAACAGATAGGATTCTG GTTATGGAAGGTGGAGAAATCATTCAAATAGGAAGTTACAAAGAGCTCTTGACAGTTGGCACAGCTTTTGAACAGCTTGTGAATGCACATAAAGATGCAATAACAGTACTGGATCCTGAAAATAATGGACATGTGAGTGAATTGGAGGTAAATAGACTGGATGGGTCCATGGGATCCTACCCCACAAAACAGAACAGCGAAGCGGAGATTTCGGTGAAGGCTCAGCTTGGGAACCAGCTAACAGTAGATGAAGAGACGGAGATTGGTGATGCTGGTTGGAAGCCATACTTGGATTACCTATATGTCTCAAAAGGATCACTTCTTTTTGGTTTAAGTACATTTTCTCAGTCCACTTTTGTTGCTCTCCAGCTTGCTGCAACCTATTGGCTTGCTGTAGCTATTCAGATTCCTCAAATCAGCAGTGGCATCTTAATTGGAATCTATGCAGGACTTTCAGCCCTTAGTGCAGTGTTTGCATTTCTAAGGTCCTGGTTTGCAGCCCATCTAGGATTGAAGGCTTCAAAAACCTTCTTTGCAGGTTTCACCAATTCAGTATTTAAGGCTCCCATGGTCTTCTTTGATTCAACCCCTGTCGGTAGGATCTTAACACGG GCATCATCAGATTTAAGTGTGTTGGATTTTGACATCCCTTTCTCCATGGCGTATGTGATGGCGGGTAGCATTGAAGTATTAACAACCATAGGAGTAGCAGCCTCAGTCACATGGCAAATTATCTTCATAGCCATTCTTGCTATGACAGCAACAATTTATGTTCAG AGATACTATCTAGCCTCTGCAAGGGAGCTGATAAGAATGAATGGAACAACCAAAGCTCCTGTCATGAACTATGCAGCTGAGACATCACTTGGAGTGGTCACAATACGAGCTTTTGACATGATGGACAGGTTCTTTCAGAATTACCTAAAGCTCATTGACACCGATGCAAAACTTTTCTTTCATTCTAATGCTGCCATGGAATGGCTAGTCATAAGAATAGAAGTGCTTCAGAATGTGACCCTATTCTTCATTGCTCTTCTACTTGTTTTGCTTCCACAGGGTGTTGTTGCTCCAG GATTTGTTGGGCTCTCTCTTTCCTATGCTCTCACACTGACCAATACCCAAGTGTTTACATCTAGATGGTACTGCAGCTTAGCCAACTATATTGTATCTGTTGAACGGATAAAACAATTCATGCACATACCATCAGAACCTCCTGCAATTGTGGAAGACAAAAGGCCACCATCCTCATGGCCCTCCCAGGGAAGGATAGAGTTGCTTGATTTGAAG ATAAAATATCGTCCGAATGCTCCACTAGTTCTCAAGGGAATCAGCTGTACTTTCAAAGAAGGAACTCGAGTAGGAGTTGTTGGAAGAACCGGTAGTGGCAAGACTACATTGATAAGTGCTTTGTTCCGTCTCGTAGAACCTGTGAGTGGGAGAATTCTCATAGATGGATTGGACATCTGCTCTATTGGACTGAAGGACCTGAGAATGAAACTAAGCGTCATCCCACAAGAACCAGCTCTTTTTAAGGGTAGCATTAGAACTAACTTGGATCCTCTAGGCCTCTATTCTGACAATGAGATTTGGGAG GCCATAGAGAAGTGCCAATTGAAGAGTACAGTCCTTAGTCTTCCAAATCTCTTAGACTCGTCAG TGAGTGATGAAGGTGAAAACTGGAGTGCCGGGCAACGCCAACTTTTCTGCCTCGGTCGAGTTCTTcttaaaagaaatagaattctAGTTCTAGATGAAGCAACTGCTTCAATTGATTCAGCAACAGATGCTGTCCTACAGAGAATAATCAGGCAGGAATTCTCAAGTTGCACTGTGGTAACTGTGGCTCACAGAGTCCCGACCGTTATAGATAGTGACATGGTCATGGTTCTCTCTTATG GGAAACTGGTGGAATTTGATGAACCTTCAAAACTCATGGAAGTAAACTCTTACTTTTCTAAGCTTGTGGCTGAATACTGGTCCAGCTGCAGG GGGAAATCTAAGCAAAGTCTCAGCAACTACcaatga